CAGCCGCCCAGCGTTCCGGAATTGTTCCGGTCGAGTCCCGGATTCCGGAGTTCTTCCGTACGCCCGCGCCGGTCCCCGGCCCTCGTGGGCCACGTCGGAACACCTGCTCGGGCTGGTCAGAGCCGGTACACCCGCCGACCGCCTCAGACGTTCTCCGCCTGGAACATCCACGCGTGCTTCTCGAGCTCGCCCGTCAGCCCGATGAGCATGTCCTGCGTCACCGGGTCCGGCTCGTCGGTCGCCGCGACACGCTCCCGCATCCGCTGGATGACCGCGACGAGCGCGTCCACCATGATCCGTACGGCGTCCTGGTCCTGGATCCACCCGGTCGGCACCTCGCCGATGGCACTGCCGGACGCCACGGTCGCGGCGCGCCCGTCCGGGTTGACGCCGATGGCCGAGGCGCGCTCCGCCATCACGTCGGAGTGCGTCCGGGCGGTGGTCACCACCTCGTCGAGCTGGAGGTGTATGGACCGGAAGCGCGGTCCGACGACGTTCCAGTGGACCTGCTTGGCGACCAGCGACAGATCGACCAGGTCCACGAGCGCGCCCTGAAGGGCCTCACCGACCACCTTCAGATCGGCGTCGGACAGCGAACTCTTGACGACAGCCATGCGAATCCTCCATTCCGTGCGCACGTTCCACCATGACACACAGCACGCAAAACGGGCATTCGAGCAAAAGCGAAAGCCCCGGTCGGCACCTCGGGTACCCGACCAGGGCTCAGCCCAAAACGTCGATCTTCCGGATTCGCGGCGGTCGGGCCACGAACCCGGAAGGGATCACGCGGCGACGACGTCCACCGCTTCGGCGGGTGCCTTGATGGTCACCCGCTCCGTCGGCACACCCGCCACCGACGTCACGGACACAGAATTGAGCATCGGGCGCACTGGCGCGGACACCGGCTCACTCGCCGCTGCCGATTCCGCCAGCTCCGCCAGCGACAGCTCGTCGCTCACTTCCCGCATGAGCTCGGACATCCGTACGTCCAGCGCGTCGCAAATCGCGGAGAGCAGTTCGGAGGAAGCCTCCTTCTGCCCCCGCTCCACCTCGGAAAGATAGCCGAGCGATACTCGGGCGGACGAGGAGACTTCGCGCAGAGTACGGCCCTGACGCTGGCGCTGCCGACGCAGCACGTCACCCAGCAGGCGACGGAGCAGAATCATCGGTGGCTCCCTCCTCGGACCGCGTAGCCGCATCCTTCACGCCCCACCGTACCGCCTCGCGCTGCGGCCGTGCGGGGAGCGATGTCGTGTTCACTCAGGGCTGCAAAC
This genomic window from Streptomyces thermolilacinus SPC6 contains:
- a CDS encoding Dps family protein, with amino-acid sequence MAVVKSSLSDADLKVVGEALQGALVDLVDLSLVAKQVHWNVVGPRFRSIHLQLDEVVTTARTHSDVMAERASAIGVNPDGRAATVASGSAIGEVPTGWIQDQDAVRIMVDALVAVIQRMRERVAATDEPDPVTQDMLIGLTGELEKHAWMFQAENV
- a CDS encoding helix-turn-helix domain-containing protein, which gives rise to MILLRRLLGDVLRRQRQRQGRTLREVSSSARVSLGYLSEVERGQKEASSELLSAICDALDVRMSELMREVSDELSLAELAESAAASEPVSAPVRPMLNSVSVTSVAGVPTERVTIKAPAEAVDVVAA